One window of the Zea mays cultivar B73 chromosome 3, Zm-B73-REFERENCE-NAM-5.0, whole genome shotgun sequence genome contains the following:
- the LOC100274503 gene encoding uncharacterized protein isoform X1, translated as MASATGGSSSEMAVDHATGLGTVEKPRFDALMPSEMSGGRTQFRKVTVPQHRFAPLKRCWMEIYTPVYEHMKIDIRMNLKARRVELKTRQDTPDVSNLQKCADFVHAFMLGFDIADAVALLRLDDLYVDSFEIKDVKTLRGEHLSRAIGRLSGKGGKTKYAIENSTRTRIVIADTKIHILGSFVNIKVARDSLCSLILGSPAGKVYSKLRAVSARLAERY; from the exons ATGGCGTCCGCGACGGGGGGTTCCTCCTCGGAGATGGCGGTGGACCACGCGACGGGGCTGGGCaccgtggagaagccgcggtttgATGCTCTGATGCCGAGTGAGATGAGCGGCGGGAGGACCCAGTTCCGGAAAGTGACCGTGCCGCAGCACCGGTTCGCGCCGCTCAAGCGATGCTGGATGGAAATCTACACACCCGTTTACGAGCACATGAAGATCGACATACGCATGAATCTCAAG GCGAGGAGGGTGGAGCTAAAGACAAGGCAAGACACACCAGATGTCAGCAACCTTCAGAAATGTGCTGACTTTGTGCATGCTTTTATGCTCGGGTTCGACATTGCTGATGCCGTCGCCTTGCTGCGTCTTGATGATCTGTATGTGGATTCCTTTGAGATCAAGGACGTGAAGACCTTGCGAGGGGAGCATCTGTCGCGCGCTATTGGCCGCTTATCAGGGAAAGGAGGCAAGACCAAGTACGCCATTGAGAACTCAACCAGGACCCGCATTGTCATCGCTGATACAAAGATCCACATACTTGGATCCTTCGTTAACATCAAGGTCGCACGGGATTCACTTTGCAGTCTCATCTTGGGTTCTCCTGCTGGCAAAGTGTATTCTAAACTAAGGGCTGTATCAGCTAGGTTGGCGGAAAGGTATTAA